One stretch of Eggerthella lenta DSM 2243 DNA includes these proteins:
- a CDS encoding polysaccharide biosynthesis C-terminal domain-containing protein codes for MSIRDTLAVQAKNLLNRGFFHILGSTLTNKLIVFASNILIVRFLTQDEYGVFSYANSIYSIVLLFTGLGLISGLLQFSSEKRPVEEKFEIQRYVLTVGLFIDAVIMMLLVFVGYGAGLSIAGSGHCLAMLAPLIPLDYFFQYASSILRSRKLNKEYSMLLNVNTIGYTGLSCVGAFAAGVPGVISGRYAAYAITISVAVILLKGVGFPLRSTKFLSSKKAVDLWKFSLPTGISSVFNSVVYLLDVLMVGIIVASSIDVACYKVATMLPEGFLFIPQCIVIFALPYFAEHRLDSVWFSKHARVLLFGSLVPMAVIAVVLFIWAPDIIKLLWGEEYVDAATAFRIISLSLIVSPLRTVSVNLLACLHRVRFNLVVSVVSLAANVALIVPLTFAFGIVGAALATVSTTVLVSLLSLRGLRSSLKESDK; via the coding sequence ATGTCGATACGCGACACATTGGCGGTGCAAGCGAAGAATCTTCTGAACAGGGGGTTCTTTCATATACTGGGCTCAACCCTTACGAACAAGCTGATCGTGTTCGCTTCGAATATCCTCATAGTGAGATTCTTGACGCAAGACGAATACGGCGTCTTCTCCTACGCCAACAGCATATATTCGATCGTTCTTCTTTTTACGGGGCTTGGACTGATAAGCGGTTTGTTGCAGTTTAGCTCAGAAAAAAGACCGGTCGAAGAGAAGTTCGAAATACAAAGGTACGTGTTGACGGTCGGGCTATTCATAGATGCGGTCATAATGATGCTTCTTGTTTTTGTCGGATATGGAGCAGGGCTTTCAATTGCAGGCTCGGGGCATTGCTTAGCAATGCTTGCTCCCTTGATTCCTCTGGATTACTTTTTCCAGTACGCAAGCAGCATACTGCGTTCAAGGAAACTCAATAAAGAATACTCCATGTTGCTGAACGTCAATACGATTGGATATACGGGGCTGAGCTGTGTCGGAGCCTTTGCGGCGGGTGTGCCGGGAGTGATCAGTGGTAGGTACGCCGCCTACGCTATCACTATTTCTGTCGCTGTAATTCTATTGAAGGGCGTCGGCTTCCCCCTTCGATCCACTAAGTTCCTCTCTTCAAAGAAAGCGGTCGACTTATGGAAGTTTTCGCTTCCGACGGGGATATCGAGCGTGTTCAACTCGGTAGTGTACCTCTTGGATGTGCTTATGGTGGGTATTATCGTAGCGAGTTCGATCGACGTGGCGTGTTACAAGGTCGCTACGATGCTCCCGGAAGGTTTTCTTTTCATTCCGCAGTGCATCGTCATATTCGCCTTGCCTTATTTTGCTGAACACCGTTTGGATTCAGTATGGTTCTCGAAACATGCTAGAGTGCTTCTTTTTGGGAGTCTTGTTCCTATGGCTGTCATTGCGGTCGTTCTCTTCATTTGGGCGCCGGACATTATCAAATTGCTATGGGGGGAGGAGTATGTTGATGCGGCTACGGCATTTCGAATAATTTCTTTGAGCCTGATTGTATCCCCGTTGCGAACCGTAAGCGTCAATCTCCTAGCTTGTCTTCATCGTGTTCGCTTCAATCTTGTTGTTTCGGTTGTATCTCTGGCTGCGAACGTCGCTCTGATCGTCCCCCTAACGTTTGCTTTCGGCATTGTTGGTGCGGCGTTGGCTACCGTTTCGACAACGGTTCTCGTATCGCTGCTTTCTTTGAGAGGCTTGCGCTCCTCTCTCAAAGAAAGCGATAAGTAA
- a CDS encoding asparagine synthase-related protein, giving the protein MNLSLKLGSYRGFFWEQVGSAWVIGCLHRIEKETLAAVASRCGNAVSLETDLLDFLEKQCCFFSIVIDSEESVYLAVDHLGSFPLFFSVDRISGTIVVSDDAPSCSKSKMIDDLGLLEYQCTYVTYGGRTLWEDVREVNEGTYVRIDKKIGSVEERRYWEFKRAFPSSSASLDQVEDVVRPVFRDVIRFLDGRTAVIPITSGLDSRTIAACLKAADYERVLTFSIGARDSEDVMIGKRVASNLGFPWEHVEITGEMWRERFASDRYREALRYSILGGRINHILMAFALDILKGRGALPDDAVFLPGHAGSIMGGELKCSPVFKRAISKARLVANSCLVECRIDLPSGVRRNRLESVIADLIDLPEGGYSYKDCAAAADTIHTIGYINKFIVNDVRNYEFANYEWYLPLLDRRWCDFWMNVSFEDAWRKELIRRFVNEGTAQFGLFYEKGGAPVVTLRNIVKSHAHLISAVRRIKGCICRSPARRNAYFSAYGQLEFKSVLKKNRYAMELPNAKVMDDSLAVVLEDGLLQT; this is encoded by the coding sequence GTGAATTTGTCTCTAAAACTGGGGAGTTATCGTGGGTTTTTTTGGGAACAGGTTGGATCAGCTTGGGTGATCGGCTGTCTTCACCGAATAGAAAAGGAAACCCTTGCTGCTGTCGCATCTCGATGCGGCAATGCCGTATCTTTGGAAACGGATCTACTCGATTTCTTAGAGAAACAATGCTGCTTCTTTTCAATAGTGATCGATTCTGAGGAGTCGGTTTACTTAGCTGTCGACCACCTGGGGTCCTTCCCTTTGTTCTTTTCGGTTGATCGTATTTCCGGCACTATAGTAGTGAGCGACGATGCCCCTAGTTGTTCTAAAAGCAAAATGATTGATGATTTAGGACTGCTTGAATATCAATGTACTTACGTCACCTACGGGGGAAGGACTCTTTGGGAGGATGTCCGAGAGGTTAACGAGGGGACGTATGTGAGGATTGACAAGAAAATCGGGAGTGTCGAAGAGCGCAGATATTGGGAATTCAAAAGAGCATTTCCATCTTCCTCCGCCAGTCTTGATCAAGTTGAGGATGTCGTACGGCCTGTTTTTCGGGATGTTATCAGGTTTCTTGATGGTAGGACGGCTGTGATTCCCATTACGAGCGGGTTGGATAGCAGGACGATAGCAGCATGCTTGAAAGCGGCTGATTACGAGCGAGTTCTGACTTTCTCGATAGGAGCGCGCGATAGCGAGGATGTTATGATCGGGAAGAGAGTCGCGAGCAATCTCGGTTTTCCATGGGAGCATGTTGAAATTACGGGCGAGATGTGGCGCGAAAGATTCGCTTCCGATCGATATCGGGAAGCTTTACGCTATAGCATTTTAGGAGGACGCATAAACCATATATTAATGGCATTTGCGCTCGACATTCTTAAAGGGAGGGGGGCGTTGCCGGACGATGCCGTTTTTTTGCCGGGGCATGCTGGTTCTATTATGGGAGGGGAGTTGAAATGCTCTCCTGTCTTTAAAAGAGCGATCTCGAAGGCGCGGCTCGTTGCGAATTCGTGTCTTGTCGAATGCCGAATCGACTTGCCGTCGGGCGTACGACGCAATCGACTCGAAAGCGTAATTGCTGATTTGATTGACCTTCCCGAAGGAGGGTATTCCTACAAAGATTGCGCTGCGGCTGCCGACACGATTCACACGATAGGGTATATCAATAAGTTCATTGTGAACGATGTGAGAAACTACGAATTTGCGAACTATGAATGGTATCTCCCACTGTTGGACAGGAGATGGTGTGATTTCTGGATGAATGTCTCGTTCGAGGACGCATGGCGTAAAGAATTGATCAGGCGTTTTGTAAATGAAGGGACGGCGCAATTCGGTCTTTTTTACGAAAAGGGTGGTGCGCCTGTAGTTACGCTGCGCAACATTGTTAAATCCCATGCTCATTTGATTTCCGCAGTGAGACGAATCAAGGGGTGCATATGTCGTTCTCCCGCTCGGCGAAACGCCTATTTCAGTGCCTATGGCCAATTGGAATTTAAGTCGGTCTTAAAGAAAAATAGATATGCGATGGAGCTTCCCAATGCGAAGGTAATGGATGATAGCTTGGCTGTCGTTCTGGAAGACGGTCTGCTCCAGACGTAG
- a CDS encoding acyltransferase, protein MEVKKGGLEEDHQSSSLKEKIVNRKKPIHLFILNGIDAFFVFGFVKVFGILAYDRKFLSGKQFEHFWSPGWRWAFNGMIRKLLTGHGRGIPWPIGRSCDCGRNVDFHIDDLNNFNGTALFQTFGNARIRVGRGVWIARGCSLITANHDLADPDVHAEPQNIDLGDHCWLGANVVITPGVVLGPHTVVGANAVVTKGFPEGHCVLGGVPAKVIKRLDNTLEKEADR, encoded by the coding sequence GTGGAAGTAAAAAAGGGTGGACTGGAGGAAGATCACCAGTCGTCAAGCCTAAAGGAAAAGATTGTTAATCGCAAGAAGCCAATTCATCTGTTTATCCTTAACGGAATTGATGCCTTTTTCGTATTCGGGTTTGTCAAAGTATTTGGGATACTCGCTTATGATCGAAAATTTCTTTCCGGAAAGCAATTCGAGCATTTTTGGTCACCAGGATGGCGTTGGGCCTTCAACGGAATGATTAGGAAATTGCTCACTGGCCACGGCCGTGGGATTCCGTGGCCTATCGGCCGATCATGCGATTGCGGTAGAAATGTTGACTTTCACATTGATGATTTGAACAATTTTAACGGAACCGCGCTTTTTCAGACTTTCGGTAACGCCCGAATCAGAGTCGGAAGAGGGGTTTGGATAGCGAGAGGATGTTCTCTCATCACCGCGAATCACGATTTAGCGGATCCCGACGTTCACGCCGAGCCGCAAAACATTGATCTTGGAGATCATTGTTGGTTGGGAGCGAACGTCGTTATCACTCCCGGTGTCGTATTGGGACCCCATACGGTTGTTGGCGCAAACGCTGTTGTGACGAAAGGTTTTCCCGAAGGGCACTGCGTTTTAGGCGGAGTTCCCGCGAAGGTTATCAAGCGTCTTGACAACACTCTCGAGAAAGAGGCAGATCGATGA
- a CDS encoding GDSL-type esterase/lipase family protein, whose protein sequence is MTQLGLWSEFFPGCTVINRGIGSDVSEGVLNRLDSVSDCRPDIVFLMIGVNDLATGVPEATTVANVKKIVESLLVSLPDTTIVIQSVLPAEDVDEVAILRLNESYEEIASEYVSVEYLNLHPLFLVDGERNADLYSADGVHLVGAGYETWLNALLDCPAIE, encoded by the coding sequence TTGACGCAACTCGGGCTCTGGAGTGAGTTCTTTCCTGGTTGCACGGTTATCAATAGGGGAATTGGAAGCGATGTTTCCGAAGGGGTGCTCAATCGTCTGGATTCCGTATCGGATTGCCGCCCAGATATTGTATTCCTTATGATCGGCGTAAACGACTTGGCAACGGGCGTTCCTGAAGCCACGACGGTTGCCAATGTCAAAAAGATCGTCGAATCGCTTTTGGTTAGCCTGCCTGACACGACGATAGTGATACAGAGCGTATTGCCAGCGGAAGACGTCGACGAAGTCGCGATCCTCCGGCTTAACGAGAGCTATGAAGAGATTGCTTCCGAATACGTCTCCGTTGAATACTTGAATCTCCATCCTTTGTTTCTTGTTGATGGAGAGCGCAACGCCGATCTTTATTCAGCCGATGGGGTTCACCTTGTAGGTGCCGGATATGAAACATGGTTGAATGCGTTGCTCGATTGCCCTGCGATAGAATGA
- a CDS encoding UDP binding domain-containing protein produces MDANRTRKDFVADEVLARVAGVKSPVVGVYRLTTKTGSDNFRASSVQGIMKRVKAKGVCVVVYEPTLDAPDFFGSEVVRDLTSFKERCDLVVANRWSDELSDIAGKMYTRDLFRRD; encoded by the coding sequence GTGGACGCGAACCGCACGCGCAAGGACTTCGTGGCCGACGAGGTGCTGGCGAGAGTGGCGGGCGTCAAGAGCCCGGTCGTGGGGGTCTACCGTCTCACCACGAAGACCGGCTCGGACAACTTCCGCGCCTCTTCCGTGCAGGGGATCATGAAGCGCGTGAAAGCGAAGGGCGTGTGCGTGGTCGTGTACGAGCCGACGCTCGACGCCCCCGACTTCTTCGGCAGTGAGGTCGTTCGCGACCTGACTTCGTTCAAGGAGCGCTGCGATCTCGTCGTGGCCAACCGTTGGAGCGACGAGCTGTCCGACATTGCCGGCAAGATGTACACGCGCGACTTGTTCAGACGGGATTAG
- a CDS encoding alpha/beta fold hydrolase: MDVDLHYREQGTGEPLILLHGNGEDGSYFEHQMDAFASRFRVIALDTRGHGRSPRGEAPFTIRQFADDLLAFMDGQGIERAHLLGFSDGGNIALVFALAHPERVGKLVLNGANLDGSGVKPSVQLPIVAGYGAASLFARWSVRAHRKAEMLSLMVNDPNIAPEELAELRVPTLVVAGARDMIKKEHTRLIASSIPGARLAFVEGDHFVAAGNPEEFNKVVRRFLES, encoded by the coding sequence GTGGACGTCGACCTGCACTACCGTGAGCAAGGAACCGGCGAGCCGCTCATCCTGCTGCACGGCAACGGCGAGGACGGCTCGTATTTCGAGCATCAGATGGACGCGTTCGCGTCGCGTTTCCGGGTGATCGCGCTCGACACGCGCGGGCACGGTCGCTCGCCGCGCGGGGAGGCGCCCTTCACCATCCGCCAGTTCGCCGACGACCTGCTGGCGTTCATGGACGGGCAAGGCATCGAGCGCGCGCATCTGCTGGGATTCTCGGACGGAGGGAACATCGCGCTGGTGTTCGCGCTCGCGCACCCCGAGCGCGTGGGAAAGCTCGTGCTGAATGGGGCGAACCTGGACGGCAGCGGAGTGAAGCCGTCGGTGCAGCTGCCCATCGTGGCGGGCTACGGGGCGGCGTCGCTCTTCGCGCGCTGGAGCGTCCGCGCGCACCGCAAAGCCGAAATGCTGAGCCTCATGGTGAACGACCCGAACATCGCCCCGGAGGAGCTAGCCGAGCTGAGGGTGCCGACGCTGGTGGTGGCCGGAGCGAGGGACATGATCAAGAAGGAGCACACCAGGTTGATCGCGAGCAGCATTCCAGGCGCGAGGCTGGCCTTCGTGGAGGGGGATCATTTCGTGGCTGCGGGGAACCCCGAGGAGTTCAACAAGGTCGTGAGGAGGTTTTTGGAAAGCTGA